A window of Nicotiana sylvestris chromosome 8, ASM39365v2, whole genome shotgun sequence genomic DNA:
ttatgtaattgttgaacaacaccactcccaaagtatatgagggatcaataaccgagggtttaaaggcgggattagggataacgaagccttgggtgcgatctaaagtgAGCTATAATAAAAGCCatctagcgtaattcgggagagtgcgtctagtaaattgtcgtgattactcgggagagatttacgataATAAGACtactcatgatcgatagagacgattaggcaaatctatgtgaaacataacaggaagggattccatcaatatgggaaatcataaccttagatccttctcttatttgttcACAACTCAATCATAGTTAGATGTTAGTTTACTTGCTTttattcagttatagttagttAAACTATCATCAATTGTTATTCAAATATCTGGGAAGTTGATTACAaagaatttagtgagtctaacaAAAGTATTGGTAGGTTAATTATCTGAGaattcgactctgggctaaatactcggaTTATATTTGTAGTGACCACTTTATCCTTTTTATAAGACATAGTTGGGCGTGTTCATTTTGCAAATTGCAAAACAGGTGTTCAGTAAATCAAGTGTACACGTGCATAATATCAATATGCTCAATGATCATATGCGATATAAGCTAAGCCATGAATTTTATAAAGAATGTTCAAGATTTAATTAATATATATccataaaaagtaattttttACCTATATAAATAGTATAGTTTTTTATATGCTCGGTGCAATTTCCTGATGAAGGATGTTCAGTTGAACACACTTCATTCTATGTGGCTACGCCAGTGGATAGaattatatatacagttcaactATAGTACCAATATTTAATACTCCTTCTGTCCTAATTTATGTGACGGTGTTTAAGTAAGActtttgaagcttttggttctAAAACAAGTCATGGCGAGTATGGCTATAAATCATCTCATACTATATAAGGTCAAAATGAGAAACTTAAAGTTACATAGATTTTTTCTAAATACAGCAATGTGAcaaaaggagtataaaataagAAACTGGGATATTGATAGGATAATACTAGTGTTGCAATACAAAATTCAAAGATAAAAACGTAGAGGAGCTGTCTTGATGCGACATGTAATTATAAATACATAGGGTTGTTTAGCTTCCCTTCTCAACCTTCAATTCTCTTCTAACCCCTTCTCCCAATATGGCAGTTTCCAAACTTTTTCTTGCACTGTTTCTTGTTTTCATGGTACTAACCCTAGAAGAAGCAAATGGTGCAGCAACTGGAAAGACGAAAAAATTAATTGATATGGCTAACAGAAGAGGACCTTACTTGGGATTGATCATTCCTAACCTGTTTGAGATGAATCCTCTTCTTCATCACCCTAGTTACAAACCTACTAACCTTACCATTGACTATGCAGGTAACATAATATAAAACCATATATACTAGTTAATTAATCAATGTTCTACAACGCAAAACCTTAAAAATAAGTTTCTTTTATTCACTTGCTTATCAttgttttcttctttaattaatcACGGAAGGGAGGAGATTTCGGTTTGGATATATTGATAATCAGCCTGTTGTTCTTGTTATGACTGGACTTGCCATGGTATGtattttctatttcctttttcatgtGATATTAATTACTCCTTATAAGTAATATATATGGATTTGAAGTTGTACGAAGGACGTACGTTCTAATTTTGAGcttttaaattttctttttgcattcagCTAAATGCAGGCATAACAACACAACTGTTGCTAGCGTTGTTCAAGATTAAAGGTGTGGTGCACTATGGAATTGCAGGAAATGCAAATCCATCTCTCCATATTGGAGATGTTGCTATTCCTCAGTACTGGGCACATACTGCTCTTTGGAATTGGCAGGTTTTTAGCTACTTTTCCATACATTTTAATGGAGTTATTGTcacaatacacacacacacacaaaaacgtctatttccaaaaaaaaaaagaaaaaaaaaagtgcttCTTTGAACAAATTAAAGTCAAGCAATCTTATCTCCATTACAAGTAACTTTTAACTATATATGTCAAAGATTGGGATAGCAAAAATATACTCATCAAAGTTCCTGTTTTTCGAAGCTTCTAAAATTAGTCTATTGTGAAAAGTATTTTTTGTTTGAATTGCTTTTTGAAAAATAGTCGTTTGTGTTTTTGGCAAATCAATTTAGAAAAATACTTTTACTTATATTAGAGCAACAATTTTGTGTTTGACCAAGTCTTTCAAAAGTGCTTTCTGAGAGAAATCTTCTAAAAAATAACTTATGCAACTCTAAAAatgtatttttgtacttttttttaCCTAAAAGCTTGACTAAACACCTAAAATCTCTAAAATAAACACTTTTTTAACCCAAAAAAAAACCTTTGACTTTCCACAAACTTGGTCAAATAACTTATAAGTTGTAGAAAAAAAGTTAACGTTCTTGAACCAAATTATTGACCAAGCTCCAGCAGTTTTCGTAGAAGTTACGTTCTTGCATGAATTTTCTGAACAAACGGACCAgtgtttgttgtgttaatataTTTGATACAAAATTAGTTTTGATTCACGGGTACCTCCCAACACCATCTCCTCAAATAAAACTGATAAATTAAGCTACGTCATTTTTATGTTAAAATTGAAGATAAAAAAAAAGGTTTAATTTTAAGTTACTCTTATCGGAATTatgcaaaataaaaataacaacaatgatAGAAgaacattttttaaaaaaaatagaagaacatttaagttaaaatagaaaaaaataatctTTTGTTCTTAAATCCATTTTATTACTGCTGAATTTGACAAAAGGCAaacttatataaaaaaaaaaactgcAGAGATATGGAGATGGCCCTCAGAATGAACTACCCCTTGAAGTAAATGGAGACTACACGAGAGATATTGGATACTTGAAAATTTCCGAATACTCAGTGAATGTGACAAATTGCAACTCACATAACAACCTTCTTAACAACGTTTGGTACCAACCTGAAGAAGTATTCCCTGTATTTGGCACTCCTGAGGAAAGACAACATATCTTTTGGGTCCCTGTTGACCCTCGTTACTTTGCAATCGCTGAAAAGCTCAAGGTAAACTATACTTCCTAACCACTTACTATTTGGAgggttaaataattttttttaagtgTAACCttttaactattttaaaatattaattattgtgatttatagtaatatttaattttaaatatataaattttattttaaaaatttaagGATTGTATGCCCGTCACACCGAAAGTTAAAATGTTTGATCCTCGTAATCTGAATTGTGTCATGTAAAGTGGACGGATGGATCGcatattttttaaaaatctaAAGTATTTACAATATCAAGTTGTAGTGGAGTATGTCGTACGATAATTTAATTGAAATATTTTGATGGCCGTAATAATTAGTTGTGAGGGTCATAATACACGTTTTAAATTGCGTGGTTCAAGATTATTTTTCAGATTGAAAACTAGCCGTTAAATAGAACGCGCCCCACGCGCAATTCACATCTCCAACTTCAGAACATATCACATGGCAGTTCACGCGCCGACGGGATCCATTCCGGCGAGTGCTATCCATCCCACCCACCACCGACTTGATACCAACACTTTATCGGAACAACAGTTGTACCTAGTTGTTTTGGATTAGTTCTTAGCTTTCATGCTTATCCTTAGATTAGATATAGATTTAGAGTTATCCTTTTAGTTCATACTTATCATTCAGTTAGTTAGCTTTAGATAGTGTTTTGATTTGAATAAGTTTCCTAATTCAAGGAGTACTTTTAGGAAGACTTGTATTTAAACTTAGCTTGGCATTTAATATACATACAGTTTTCCATCATATTTTTGAGTGTTCATATGGTATCTGAGCCTATACAACTCTAACGAGCACGAtccaattttttttcttctttccaatGACGAAAGATGGAAACACTACTAGAATTGTCAATGTCGACAACACTACCAGCACCACAACTATCATCCAATTCAACCATGCTTCCCAACTACTTATCAAATTTAGTGGCAGTCACAATTTTGCCACTTGGAAAGCTCAGTTCTCCATGCTTATGCACGACCATGATCTCTATGGTCACCTTGATGGGTCTACCCTGATTCCCACACCGACCACTACTTTTGGCACCAATACAACTCCTAATCCTGCTTATACGCTTTGGTTTAGTTCCGTCAGGATCAACTCATCCAGAACGCTCTTATGGCGTCTGTTGACCCTACCATTGCTTCCACAGTTGTTGCTGCCAACACATCCAAACATGCTTGGGACTCCTTGCACACTGCTTATGCAAACAAGTCCCAGACTCGGATTTTCAGCCTTCATGACCAACTTGCACGAATCACAAAAGACAACATTCCTATTACCAAGTACCTCCAGCGTATTCGGTCCCTCTCTGATGAACTTGCCACTGCAGGTGCTCCGGTCACTAACTCTGAACTTATCGTCAAGATTCTTAGTGGACTTGGCCCTGAGTTTCGTGAGATATCTGCTGCCATACGAGCATGTGACACCACCGTCACCTATGAGGAATTGTATGAAAAATTGCTCGATCACGAGCTCTTTATCCGACATGAGGATGCTAAGAAAACTCTCAGTCCTATCACAGCGACAGTTGCTACCCACAACAAACAGACCAACACTGCCCACAATCGCAACAATCGCCGCCAATCCTATAACAACACCTCCCAACCATGGCGACAGAATACTCGCTCCAATTCATCCACCCAGTGGCAACCTCAAAACAATAACCCCATGGGTGTTATTCGTTGCCAATTATGCAACAAGATTGGTCATATTGCAAATGTATGCCGATCCAAGTCACATAATCATTTTGAGGCCAAAGACAATTATATCACAGGCTTCAACACTACTGTCGACCCATGGATAGTGGACTCGGGTGCCACCCACCATGTCACAACCGAACCTCATAACCTACAACCATATCACGGCAACGAGGATGTCTCCATGGGTGATGGTAACAAAATTCTCATCTCACATATTGGTTCTACTCagttaaatacatcaaataatgttTTAAGCTAACTCACACTCTATGTGCTCCAGCTATCAAACGAAAGTTTCTGTTTCTAAATTTTGTCGGGACAATCTAACATCTGTtgaattctttcctttttcttttcttgtgaagGATCTGAAAACGCGAACCCCGCTAGCACGAGGCCGGACCAAAAATGGACTGTATGAGTGGCCCAAAATACATCCACAAGCTCACATAATCCCTGACCACTTGGCACCAAAGATTGGGTCACCCGCATTCTAGAGTTCTTGCATATGTCATGAATAAATTCTCGCTCCCATTTGTTGAGCGAGACAAGTTTCTTTATTGTAATTCTTGTCTGTCTAATAAAGCCCATCGGCATCTGTTTCACACATTAACTCTGGAAAGCTCTAAACCTCTTCAAATTATTTTCAGTGATTTATGGGGACCCTCTCCTAATGTTGTATTCTAgcccgggcccgggcctaaatgggccaaacgggccgggccTAACGAGCCTGGGCTTAgcgggcctgggctctggcggtcccgggcctcacggtcccgggcttcgtgggctcaagtggtggaaccggcccgtgacaggcctaagcccatatggtcctgggctaaacgggctgggctcgtgggcttagcgggcctaacgggcttttgTATTTCtgacctttttttttaattttttttgtttaaggcaatttcttgttttgtagtatatatatatatatatatatatatatatatatatatatatatatatatatatagattttcttgtagtatatattgtatgttatgtatatatattaccttatatattttcttgtagtatatatagtatgttatgtatatatattatcttatatatatatatatatatatatatatattctaaaccaaagatgagtctattccaaactaATGTTCGTtttttaggtcataatatttgctagggaaaaattaccccaatacaaagatcaattgattttgcctcaaaatttcctgatgttattactgacagcACTCAATTGCAAAGATTTTTaggaagtttgaattatatatcccctttctacaaaagtttatcACGAGATCTAGCTCCTCTATACGATAGGCTGAAAAAGGATCATAGGCAGCCTTGGACTGACCAGCATACTGCGTTAATCAAAAGTATTAAACAgcgtgttaaatctttaccttgtttaacccttgctaatcctacttggcaaaaggttatcgagacagatgcgtctagCGTTGGCTATGGAgggattttaaaacaagtaaatcccaacaataagagtgaatacctgataagatttcactctggtaaatggaccgaagcccagaagaaatatgctacggtggcgcatgaaatgttaacaattgttaaATGTGTtctaaaatttcaagacgacttgtataaccaaaagtttttgataaaaactgatgctcaatcggtTAAATATATATTTGACAAACTGGTTCCATTTATtactaaaaaattccttttgaatataatatatattaccttatatattttcttgtagtatatattgtatgttatgtatatatattatcttataaattttcttgtagtatatattgtatgttatatattgtatgttatgtatatatattaccttatatattttcttgtagtatatattgtatgttatgtatatatattatagcttataaataattgcaagttaaagacaaaaaaatattgcaaaaagatattcaagggcatgtcttataatttttattaccaaaaatgacatatctttattagtcttcctccccccaatggaataagtacaacaaggtactaataccaccattaaaagggaaaaaactacaagaatatatatatatatatatatatatatatattttcttgtagtatatattgtacaTATTATCTTAtaaattttcttgtagtatatattgtatgttatgtataaatattatagcttataaataattgcaagttaaGGAAAAAAACatattgcaaaaagatattcaagggcatgtcttataatttttattaccaaaaatggtaTATCTTTcctagtcttcctccccccaatggaatgagcacaacaaggtactaataccaccattaaaagggaaaaaaactaaaagaagatatgCCAAAAAGTACAAGGtacaccataatctacattgtatctctaacaaattttataaatccttcaaggttcggaggaggttgcgttggtggtggtggaaaagaagcttgttcatcaccacttccgggcgaagcagcatcctccgcTAGTTCTGCCATCATTTCATCATAAGCTTCATCTACCGCCGGTTGTGAttccgcaattccaaagtttcttctttccgagcggatccaatctctgaaaagtacagatttttccaagctctccctcattgacgctctatgataacctatttgaagtcttgcttgactgaaagcgctctctgatgcaacagttgaagcttgaatagataaaatatcccgagccatccttgcaagaaccggaaaatatttttcccttgccttccaccattccaaaagatcaaaagtgccgtctggattctccttttcaagtccctgcgacaaataaacttgaagctcatttagatgtgaagtttcatcataattatcaccttgagaacccctgaaccccATCCAAgatttaagtgcttttaagcccgcagctcttttagacgattgtgaactagacgaagtaggggttggaacatttggcctagcatgctctaacgcaagttgataatcattataaattgtttgagcattaattttaattgaggcttttgcatctgcaagtgtagcaaattcctcatttgaaagatctaaagccttataaatatttgagtaccaaaaatgaggacctcctaatttcattgtaggatttaacattgcagcaacaccataaataggagggatagggaaaaaatattttttaaacttttctttcattgcatttatagcaagttgataaatttccccaccctccgaaaattcaacaaacaaatcacatagtgctgcaatataaactaaacagtttgaaatagtaggataatattgcccagaaaatgcatttgtagcaatttgaaaatgttctaaaaaatctataagaattttaacattcgtccaatcttgagtagtaagcatttcatcatcatcctcaccactcacccgagcattaaacgttgcattaattgggtttctatattcatatgcaactactaaactttcgtgcATATAATttcatctagtcgggcaaggtttaggaacctttctttctctaaggccatattcatcacattttttaaaatattctcttagtctacttctacggtttgaataaaaaagccaattaagagccattctaaccttttcaatttctaaatttaaaattcgcataccatcaccgacaattaaatgataaatatgacaaatacatctaacatggaatatattcctaaatgcaggatttagtgttgttgtaagtatgcctatagcactagtgttactagaagcattatccatagaaattgccattattttatctctaaagcaaaaatatctacaaatatctgcaacagtgttagctataaacttacctgtgtgacatgaattaattattctatacgcaataatgcgtttttgcattgtccactcctcatctatccaatgacttgtaacagttagataatcacaatcattaccacttctaccaatatcagtagtaatagaaattcgattacttatatgagtaaataaataccgcaaatattgttcatattcatgtttatatttataaatatcactcttaactgttgcgcgaggccaacctttataagtaggattaaaaactcttctaatataatgcacccaattaggattagagggaaaagaatagggtaagcacataacggtaaccatctttgctaattcttcacgatctctatttggatcgtaatataaaatacctccggtcacagtgttaattcctggttgaactagatttgaacctgtactagggttaacatcaaaatctacatgtgttccctctagctgcgctttcatttgtaaatatctagttttacctctagggtgtgtttttatgtgcctagtcaaactacccgtgccgctacggtctccagtatatttatgcgccagtAATTTCCCACATGTTATACACTTaaccttattttgttctcttacttgagtaaaaaaattccaaactaatgatgtttctaggcgtttaggaggttgtctattaaaactaggggtttctacaggtgggtcgggcgttacatcagttgggttattaaaaggactagtaggtgtatcatctaaatccggttgggtttcatcttcatcctcattttcaaagatagtttcattaggataaagagcattcatagtttcatcatctaaattttcacctggtgcaacattatggccaaattgactatcgaaaaattgaaaacaggggttatcactatcaagaataataggagcagcaggacgtctaccaggtctgggtcggggagccgggggaagggtagtaggttggccactactttcaccaattttagctttacccttaccaccaaaaatatttttcaaagaa
This region includes:
- the LOC104233348 gene encoding bark storage protein A, which translates into the protein MAVSKLFLALFLVFMVLTLEEANGAATGKTKKLIDMANRRGPYLGLIIPNLFEMNPLLHHPSYKPTNLTIDYAGRRFRFGYIDNQPVVLVMTGLAMLNAGITTQLLLALFKIKGVVHYGIAGNANPSLHIGDVAIPQYWAHTALWNWQRYGDGPQNELPLEVNGDYTRDIGYLKISEYSVNVTNCNSHNNLLNNVWYQPEEVFPVFGTPEERQHIFWVPVDPRYFAIAEKLKGLKLQECIDAKTCLSHTPKVARVHRGTSASIYLDNAAYRSFIYNKFDVSPVEMESAAVALICYQQKTPYIVIRALSDLAGGGDSENEAATFITLAANNSVEVVVQFIKQLSLTKYQDA